One region of Oxalobacteraceae bacterium OTU3CAMAD1 genomic DNA includes:
- a CDS encoding glycoside hydrolase family 28 protein, whose product MSINTQRRSLMKALPAAGLSLGLPVTANAATAPDPWLQAQAIVDHVSKPLKFRKQDFDITAYGAKTCKLSKVKAWISFEEQDTIDTPVAGSPDCYAAIRDAIKACSDAGGGRVVIPAGDWYCAGPIVLLSNVNVHLSAKAHVYFSHKPEDYAKYGDIDCGKHGKLSISRWQSNDVLNYSPMVYAYNQHNIALTGDDWTSTLDGQGGVPFNDEGDCWWTWKGKQKTINSIGQGTTPNFKAGKMSENTENPLNAMSLATVAPKLTEAERLLIQGEGQRWRADAQYLPALSEAGVPLSKRVFGIGHYLRPPMIQLIGCTNVLLQGYHVTRTPFWMHHPVHCRNIVIRNVHCESHGPNSDGFDPEACDHVLVEGCTFDTGDDCIAIKAGKDLDTQFGPSQNIVIQNCIMHSGHGAVTLGSEMAGGIQNVFAQKLVFENANWKTNPLNTAIRMKTNMNRGGYLRNFYVRDCTIPNGVQLSPSFYASLPGSPIQSKTVATAAGAIVTFDCDYTPISDNVRTRPPVVSNIHISNIKVGNVTKDGKTASCFQAIVILGPVASDYNGPGPMPPVVPVTDVTITDCDFGVPVNTAQPWFLYNVKGLTLKNVTIGGKVHNTTLNA is encoded by the coding sequence CTATCAATACCCAGCGCCGCAGTTTGATGAAAGCCCTGCCGGCCGCCGGCCTGTCGCTTGGCCTCCCCGTTACCGCCAATGCCGCCACCGCGCCCGATCCATGGCTGCAGGCGCAGGCGATCGTCGACCACGTCTCCAAGCCGCTCAAGTTCCGCAAGCAGGATTTCGACATCACCGCCTACGGCGCCAAGACCTGCAAGCTGTCCAAGGTCAAGGCCTGGATCTCGTTCGAGGAGCAGGACACCATCGACACGCCGGTGGCCGGATCGCCGGACTGCTACGCCGCCATCCGCGACGCCATCAAGGCCTGCAGCGACGCCGGCGGCGGCCGCGTGGTCATCCCGGCCGGCGACTGGTACTGCGCCGGCCCGATCGTGCTGCTGTCGAACGTGAACGTGCACTTGAGCGCCAAGGCGCACGTCTACTTCAGCCACAAACCGGAGGACTACGCCAAGTACGGCGACATCGATTGCGGCAAGCATGGCAAGCTGTCGATCTCGCGCTGGCAGAGCAACGACGTGCTCAATTACTCGCCGATGGTGTACGCCTACAACCAGCACAACATCGCGCTGACCGGCGACGACTGGACCAGCACCCTGGACGGCCAGGGCGGCGTGCCGTTCAACGACGAAGGCGACTGCTGGTGGACCTGGAAGGGCAAGCAGAAAACCATCAACTCGATCGGCCAGGGCACTACGCCCAACTTCAAGGCCGGCAAAATGTCGGAGAACACCGAAAACCCGCTCAACGCCATGTCGCTGGCGACGGTCGCGCCCAAGCTGACCGAGGCCGAACGCCTGCTGATCCAGGGCGAAGGCCAGCGCTGGCGCGCCGACGCGCAATATCTGCCGGCGTTGTCGGAAGCGGGCGTGCCGCTGTCGAAGCGCGTGTTCGGCATCGGCCACTATCTGCGTCCGCCGATGATCCAGCTGATCGGCTGCACCAACGTGCTGCTGCAGGGGTATCACGTGACGCGCACGCCATTCTGGATGCACCACCCGGTCCACTGCCGCAATATCGTCATCCGCAATGTGCACTGCGAAAGCCATGGTCCGAACAGCGACGGCTTCGATCCGGAGGCGTGCGACCACGTGCTGGTCGAGGGCTGCACCTTCGACACCGGCGACGACTGCATCGCCATCAAGGCCGGCAAGGATCTGGATACGCAATTCGGCCCGTCGCAGAATATCGTGATCCAGAACTGCATCATGCATAGCGGCCATGGCGCCGTGACCCTGGGCAGCGAGATGGCCGGCGGCATCCAGAACGTGTTCGCGCAAAAGCTGGTGTTCGAAAACGCCAACTGGAAGACCAATCCGCTCAACACCGCGATCCGCATGAAGACCAATATGAATCGCGGCGGCTACCTGCGCAATTTCTACGTGCGCGATTGCACGATACCGAACGGCGTGCAGCTGTCGCCGTCGTTCTACGCATCGCTGCCAGGGTCGCCGATCCAGTCGAAGACCGTGGCCACGGCGGCCGGCGCCATCGTCACCTTCGATTGCGACTACACGCCGATCAGCGACAACGTGCGTACGCGCCCCCCGGTGGTGTCGAACATCCATATTTCGAACATCAAGGTCGGCAACGTCACCAAGGATGGCAAGACGGCGTCGTGCTTCCAGGCGATCGTGATTCTCGGACCGGTGGCGTCGGATTACAACGGTCCTGGGCCGATGCCGCCGGTGGTGCCGGTCACGGACGTGACGATCACCGACTGCGATTTCGGCGTTCCGGTCAACACCGCGCAGCCATGGTTCCTCTACAACGTCAAAGGCCTGACCTTGAAGAACGTCACCATCGGCGGCAAGGTGCACAACACCACGCTGAACGCCTGA
- a CDS encoding pectinesterase family protein, with product MAIDRRDVLRGLPALLAAMTLSVGWAPALAEEPAPLALPANGARDVNPDTHLVLRFAQPPALGKSGRIRIYDAADDRLVDTLDLGVPAGPTERTKLPAAPYLATPYPYQDGPRRTNANTRAGTPSAGAEPTPDNYQLTIIGGFTDGFHFHPVIVRGNTATIYPHHNLLEYGKRYYVRIDPGVIVGFKGISGKKAWSFSTKAKPPRADIERVTVNADGTGDFNTVQGALDFVPDHPARRTTIFVHNGDYEEIVYFRRKSNLTIEGEHRDKVRVHYANNEVFNPHPANISTNEAPGTFPSRRAAFAADNVKGVHLKNMTLQTTLEGQAEGLLITGEENIISDVTVIGSGDALQVNGSTYLEGVKIVGHGDTILGRGPAFFRRCEIESRGPFMWIRNTSANHGNVFVECRFSALGDGQPHLARSPVNKGKSYPHAEAVLINATLSGVSPQGWGEIGGDASNVRFWEYNSRNVDGTPIDVSKRHPASRQLTRERDAELIKNHSTPSWVLGGWAPR from the coding sequence ATGGCGATCGACCGGCGCGATGTGCTAAGGGGGCTGCCGGCGCTGCTGGCCGCCATGACGCTTTCGGTTGGCTGGGCGCCCGCCCTGGCGGAGGAACCGGCACCGCTGGCGTTACCCGCCAACGGTGCGCGCGACGTCAACCCGGATACCCATCTGGTGCTGCGTTTCGCGCAGCCGCCGGCGCTCGGCAAGTCCGGCCGCATCCGCATTTACGATGCGGCGGACGACCGGCTTGTCGATACGCTGGACCTGGGCGTTCCGGCCGGTCCGACCGAGCGCACCAAGCTGCCTGCCGCGCCTTATCTGGCAACGCCCTACCCTTATCAGGACGGACCGCGCCGCACGAATGCCAACACCAGGGCCGGCACACCCTCGGCCGGCGCCGAACCAACGCCGGACAACTACCAGCTCACCATCATCGGGGGCTTCACGGACGGCTTCCACTTCCATCCTGTGATCGTCAGGGGGAACACCGCAACCATCTACCCGCATCACAATCTGCTTGAATACGGCAAGCGCTATTACGTGCGGATCGATCCGGGCGTGATCGTTGGCTTCAAAGGCATCAGCGGAAAGAAGGCGTGGAGTTTTAGCACCAAGGCCAAGCCGCCCCGCGCGGACATCGAGCGCGTGACGGTCAACGCCGATGGCACCGGCGATTTCAATACCGTGCAGGGGGCGCTGGACTTCGTTCCAGACCATCCAGCGAGGCGCACCACGATCTTCGTGCACAACGGCGACTACGAGGAGATCGTCTACTTCCGGCGCAAGTCGAACCTGACGATCGAAGGCGAGCATCGCGACAAGGTGCGGGTCCACTATGCCAACAACGAGGTATTCAATCCGCATCCCGCCAATATCAGCACCAACGAGGCGCCGGGGACTTTTCCGTCGCGTCGCGCGGCCTTCGCCGCCGACAACGTCAAAGGCGTTCATCTGAAAAACATGACGCTGCAGACGACATTGGAGGGGCAGGCGGAAGGATTGCTGATCACGGGCGAGGAAAACATCATCAGCGATGTCACCGTCATCGGCTCCGGCGACGCGTTGCAAGTCAACGGCAGCACCTATCTTGAGGGCGTGAAGATCGTCGGCCACGGCGATACCATTCTGGGACGCGGACCTGCGTTTTTCCGGCGCTGCGAGATCGAATCGCGCGGGCCGTTTATGTGGATACGCAATACGTCCGCCAACCACGGAAATGTGTTTGTCGAATGCCGCTTCAGCGCCCTTGGCGATGGGCAGCCGCACCTCGCGCGCTCGCCGGTCAACAAGGGCAAGAGCTATCCGCACGCGGAGGCGGTGCTGATCAACGCCACGTTGAGCGGCGTCAGTCCGCAGGGCTGGGGCGAGATAGGTGGCGACGCTTCCAACGTGCGCTTCTGGGAGTACAACAGCCGCAATGTGGATGGCACGCCGATCGATGTGAGCAAG